AAGATGCCGGGACCGCCGATGGCGGGCTGCATAGTACAGTATGGCGGCAACTGGGTAATATTGTTACTCTTTAGATCGGCAGCGAATGGGTTAATTTGCATTACAGCCGTGAGTAAAATCTCGACCAAACTCCGAGAAATGGGTGACAGACTGGTGGCTACCAACGAAGACATTCAGAAGAGCCTGACGCAGAGCAACACCATGACTGAACGCGCATACAACGACATCACTATGAGCTACGAAACATTGCGGACTGAGGTAATGAACacaaaaaaagttaagaaaaatgATTTCTTGATATCGATAACTAGTGGTATATAGTACTTGAGGCTACCAGCATTTTCAATACCAATACAAGTGAAACAGCGCACTACACACTCCAAAAGTAGTTCTATCTTGGGCGAGGAAGAGAGATGTTGGTCTATGCTGTCCATTGCGGTGTCACATTTCCAGCaccataatattactttgaaatacTTTGAGACGTGGTGGTAGATCCTCTGAACTGCAATAACCTTATAACCACCCACTGTTGCCACCTGAATTTGTCTTGCCAATTTTCCCAATCGCAGATTTAAACTTTATGCATAATGTTActttatgcaataaaaaactGAGAGCTAACTGCATAGACGTAATAGCGAAAATGAAGAAATGAATGTCTTTAAAATTCCAAATCTTAACAGGTTCAGTTGCTATCGAAGAGCGAGCAAGTTATCCTGGATACGGCCGACAATGTGGTGGCGACGCGCAAGCGCATCGAGTACGGCGTGCACCAGATACTTGTGGAGGTCGGGGACCTCATCAAGGTGCAACAAATTCACATGAATAGAACTGTTAGCGACAAGTGAGTACTCAAACCATTACACATGAAATTTATTCACTACAAATTTATTTgcgaagaaataaatatgtataggtAAGAAGTTCCAAAGGTGCTGTCCAGCTAAATGGGAAcggtcaaaaaataattaatgttttttaatttacgtttcgTGATAGTAAAAATGAATTCGTGTATTAGTTTATTTGAAGGTATAGGTAAGCAGAActgtaaaaaaacatgaataatgGAACAATGATTAACGTTTATAGATTGGACAGCATCGAGTCAGCTATAACCAAGAACCAAACGAATGCGCTGAACGCCTTGAATGCTCACATCGCAGCGGAGATGTCACAGGTGTGGCGGCAGATCGGTATCATGCATTCACAGATCATGATGAGCCAGAATGCATTGCACAATCTCTCAGTAAGTATGCAATCATAAACTGcctaacaaaattatatttagtgcAGAGATCATGTAGTTTAGTCTCTCTATTGCACATTATTCTGGTTAATTTGTCATTAACACCTTTCTAAACTCGAAGCTTTTcttatatcaatttatttaaacaactgcCGGTGCTTCTCTAAAAAAGTCCAATTCAGGACTGCGGATGCTATTagattaattgatttaaagttTCGAGGTATAAAgcctacttaaataaaacttttttatatgcttttaataaaaaaaaaaacaatattttcatatctaAAAACTGCGTATTTCGTTTTAAGTCTGCACATGAGGCGATTCTTATGCAGACCTTAAGAGTTTCATGCATGAAACATTAACTATTCACGGATAACGTCACGTGATACTCAGTGTGCGATGTAAACACAGCTTAACATTTCACTGGTCTCTGGGGAACGtacgttatttaattattttccagttAATCCCTTTAAACATCAATTTCTGTAACTACATTGCAATAGTCACGCATCGTATAATGGCTTGTTAGTTTTAATTGGAATAACAACTAACATAAACTTTCATTTGCAGGAAACATCCGAGCAATACATTAACAGCAGTACGACAACCATGGACACAGTAAAGAAGGAAGTAAGTCACATTATACCATACGAATAGTGAACAGACACAAACAATTTCAAGGTATCTGTATTTTTCTGAATACAACTAAGGATCAGAAATCTAAGAATCGTTAATACTGCATTGGTATCTAAGTCGCAATGTTCTTCGTACGCAGAGCACACATTTACAGTAGTCCACCCTGTTGACATTACATtaaacatcgtttttttttttgtctaaacaAGTAGTAATAAGTTGTGTAACATTAATGACAACTATTGTGCGGGTTCCCAGGTCGACGGCATTACGACACGCATCGTAGAGTTAGGTGAAAACCTTAACTATGTGCTCGGCAAGCTGTCGCTGTCTACACAAGAGTTCCGGCAAATGGCCATCAGCTTGACGAAGGCTTTAGACAGCGCTAAGAAGATTAGCAGCACTGTGCCCACTTTGGCTGagggtaaattattatttgaagtacAAAAACAAGATATAAAATGGACCTTCCTgaatttgtagaaaataaacgtatttgCTTTTCAGATGCTGGCCCCGGACCTCACAAGATTGAAAGTGatgaaaaaacaacataattattaagcAACTGATACCAAATAACATAGAGATagttaataacaattaaacataAGTTTTTACCGCATAGACTATTAATCGTAAGTCGACTGACGTGAGgtgttttgtatgaaaataaaactcgtATGATATTAacttttgcaaatatttaatcTCTTTCATAATTGTGgatctatatatttatattgtacaaGTTATATGATACAATCAAATTTTTTTCGTGACAGATATCCCAACGTCATATACAAGTGAGCGCAAAAAACCAACAATATACAACTGACAAAGATCCTCTAAGAAAAACGTGAATCAATCAACTGTACaatcataatattgatataataacttttactgatcttaaataatatacatacaaattatttgtctttctttttggttatttattaatcttGAATACAACCTCATTTTCCTAAgtgcaattaatattaaatatgtttaacaaatgAATGACGCTTACTTGTTtgctaaatacataaataatttgataaaatgtgCCCTATTTATTGAACTGttacattacataatatatttaaacattacaacagaatacatgaaataacaaataatcaCTTGATACAAGTATTAACATCGGCTAATTTGATAACTGCGGTTAAGTATTGTACGATTTCGTAGCTTATGCACCTCGACACCTTAGTGGCCATACAAGCAGCGGCACTCACTCTAAACAAGTAGATTATCAATGTGTGGTTCATTAACAACTGCGAGAACTATAAACTATTAGAATTCTGTGGTGCAGCCAAACTGACAACCgtataaaacacaattacaaggcaacatttgtttacatagTCCCTAAAtctgtaaac
The window above is part of the Trichoplusia ni isolate ovarian cell line Hi5 unplaced genomic scaffold, tn1 tig00002925, whole genome shotgun sequence genome. Proteins encoded here:
- the LOC113507576 gene encoding uncharacterized protein LOC113507576; its protein translation is MAGCIVQYGGNWVILLLFRSAANGLICITAVSKISTKLREMGDRLVATNEDIQKSLTQSNTMTERAYNDITMSYETLRTEVQLLSKSEQVILDTADNVVATRKRIEYGVHQILVEVGDLIKVQQIHMNRTVSDKLDSIESAITKNQTNALNALNAHIAAEMSQVWRQIGIMHSQIMMSQNALHNLSETSEQYINSSTTTMDTVKKEVDGITTRIVELGENLNYVLGKLSLSTQEFRQMAISLTKALDSAKKISSTVPTLAEDAGPGPHKIESDEKTT